DNA sequence from the Coffea arabica cultivar ET-39 chromosome 11c, Coffea Arabica ET-39 HiFi, whole genome shotgun sequence genome:
AATGGACAAATTAAAATGGAACCTGCCTTTTTTGATGACTAGGTTGAAATATATCCAGATcaattttaaaaatcatataaCCTTTTTGTTGCAATAGTTGTCTATTGATGTTATCTACTAACATGATGAAACACCCAACTGAAGATTTTTCTGTGACAGTTGAAGTTCTGAAGTTTTATCTTAAGGCATTTCAAAAACAACCACTTGTAGTTGCTCATACTATCCTATGGTATTTCAAGATTGAACTAGGAGAATAAAATTTATGGCACAGGAACTGTATACTTCTGAGAGATTATATAGTTCTTTTttgggttaaataccaaaaacctccctgtggtttgcctaatgttcactttacctccctatggttcggaaacctacaatttgactCCCTGTCATTTCAACTAAAGTGTATTTAACGGAATTTCTGTTAGATTTTCACTTTAAGTGAAACGACAGGGAGTTAAATTGTATATTTTCAAACCATAGGGAGATAAAGTGTACATTTGACAAACCACGGGGGGGGTTTTTGGTACTTAACGCAAAACCCTTATAAAGgggcaattttgacattttcctttcagacgttagtttagatgttttccgttagacttttactttagttgaaacgacagggagtcaaattgtaggtttccaaatcatagggaggtaaagtgaacattaggcaaatcacaggggggtttttggtatttaacccttcTTTTTCAAGTATCGTAACCTTCAAATCAAATTAAATTAAGTATCGTTGTATCATATTTTCAAATTGAATTAATCATTGTATAGTGAAATAAGTGTTCTTGAACCTTAAATTATAATTATTCCAAAGATTTTAAAATGTAAAGCATTATGTttattgagaaattaatacaagTTGAGGAATTTTCCTGTATTTCTTTAACAATATGCAAATGATTTTATCAAGTTGAAGTAGTATCAATGTTTAAAGAGAGACCAGCAGACTATTTGCTGAACTCTTTGCGACAGGGATGCCATCTCATCTCCTCGGCTATCCCCATGTTCACTTTGCTTTTCATTACTTTTAAGAAATGTACGACCATAATTTTATTATGCCGCCCCAGGAAGACATTCATCTCAGTGTCATGCATCTCTGATCCGAACATTAGTTCCCTGTACGAACTTGAAATCAAGTGATAAAAGTAAGACAATTACTTAAACTCAGACTGAGACAGAGAAAGATATTAAAGCACGAGCAAAAGTAGGTTGAGCTCGAGAACCGAACATATACAGAACGGAGCACATATTATTAAGGAGCATCTCTACATGAAAAACGTAGCAGGACATGAAAAACTTGAACTACTATCACATTAGTATAGTAGTCTCTATTATATACACATAATCAATTCAACCTTTccaatcttttttctttttttttttctttggtaatAAATGGAACAAAAAATGTTATCAGAGGAAAAGGTTAGCCATTTCCAAAGTTAGACCAAGTAACGAGCATATTTTATAAGTGACGTAGACGGTTTGCTAGCAGCAGGACTCAAACTCAAACTTCCCTTACACAAGCTAAACAATCTTACCAGTTGAACTACCCCCAATTGCCATTAAAATCCTACATGCGAGCATCTCTCCTACTTCAAATAATTATTTAGAACGATTACTGTTGTTGCCCCTCTTTCATGTATCCCTATCTATTTGGATTAAAATAGTAGATACTATTAGTCTagagtttagggtttctatgaAGATGATTATGGCAATATGTAATAATACGGATATATTCTCCTATTGCGGTATAAAGACTTTAAGACTTATCTTCATGCGAATGAATATGATCACATAATCACCAGCCATGCATGTTTAATTAGCTAGATGTATACCACTAGTGCAATGTGTGAAAGAGAGTAAGAAACTGCTGCAAAGGCTGCTAAGCCTGAATGAGGTATGAATGTCAGAATCTGGAGAAGAAAAGATCACAACCAGTGTTCCTATACTTTAAAATTAAGCTTAAAGCTAGAAGGGTTCAAGCCTCATGCCAATGCAGCAGCTTTAAACATCCCTAACACTACTACTACTATACTATAAATATTGGACTTGGTGTAATTGGAGGGAGGGAGGAAGGAGCTCAGTGTCTATATAGTCTTTTTCTTTAGTAGCGGTGTAGCCGTCGACTTTTGCTGCTGCCAATTTGCAAATTGCACTCTCTTTCAGATTCAATATATATGGAGAAGCAGAGGTGCAACTTTTTTAGTGTAGTTTCTGACCTATTTGTAACACTGCTTATTTCGGTCCACAATCTCTCCCTGATCCCTTCCATCATCTTAGCATTGGATGATGGCCAAGGAGATGTTTGTCAATCAACAGTTTTGTACcttactttaaaacaaaatctCGGGATCTCAGCCGGCCTGGAGAGAGACGCAACACGTAGTGCTTCTGTAGCTCTCTTGTAGTGCAACAGTAATGAGCAAAACATTTCACTATAATATATCATGTGGGGACAAGTTGCAAAAGGGTCCCTAACTCTAAGTTTTTAGCATACTTACAATCGGATTTGGGACCCAACCAAGTTGAACCATGTCAAACAACTAATGGACAAGGAAGGGTTGTCACCTTTAGTTAAAGTTAGTGGTAAAGCGTAATAACTGCGAGGATTGCAGGCGCATCCTGCAAATTGTAATTCaatttgtacatatatatagcTAGAGACCTGATAGAATGTTAGCTCAGGGCGACGACGAGTTACATTTTAAGCCTCGGGAGAGTATAAGAGGGTTAGGTTTTTAATTGTTGCTTCCCACGTCTTGATCAATCTTTATCCCAAAACTGAACTGATCAAATACTTTGAAGGAATATGTGGCATTATTGTCACTGTATAATGCTTCATGAATATTTTGTGAATAAATGTGCAACACCATTTGTAgtgtctaaaaaaaaaaagttcatttGTTTATCTTGCAGAGAACTAACCATAGCATGAAAAATTAGCAATTTTCTAAGTTTGTTTCACATAATAGCTTTAACATTTTGTACGATTATTTTGATATTACACTTCTAAATTTGAGAGGATCCTCGATAAAATGTAAAATAATGTTTCATAAATCAAACCAATTAGCACGAGGATCATCATGCGCTCATTTCTATGTTTGTGCTTGCTATTGCATAagctccccaaaaaaaaaaaaaaacataatggTAAAATCAgagggaagaaaaagaagagaccGAACAATTGCggaagaaattcatgcaaaattggtctcttctttttctttcctttcactTGACCTTGGTCATTACCCAAATCAATATTATGGATAGCactgatttttaaaaataatcacaaacacacacacacatgcacaCAGCGATGCTGGTTAAGTGTAGTCCAGGATAACCTAGTGCAGTGTATGAGTTCACAAGTCATGTTAGAGCTAGTGTTAGGTTTTTACTTCCATATGTCTTTGTTAATTAACAGCTCTATAAGAGTTGACCTGCCAATTAGAGTCCATCTTCTGGGCTCAAGCACACTTGGATCCTAGTTTTGGCACTTCTAGCTAGATAGCTGTTCTCAGTGATTGATTCTCATTAaccaaggggaaaaaaaaaaaactgatgcaGCTTTTAGCCGAAAAATATTTGTCCGCAAATGTATCCGGGTCTTTGTTTGATTATATCAATGACCAACCAATGGAGTCTGATGACTGCGGTTTAAACTTTAAAGCATCAAGCTAGCTAGGCCTGGAGTGAACTCTGGGTTAGAAGACATCGACATGGACATCGTTCAGCAGTACTGTTATTGATTTTTGGTTTCATCAAACACAAGAGCAAAGGGTGAATAGCTAGGTCAGTTGTCTTAATTGTTATACccccatttaattttttttatttggtccGACGACGATTTCTGTAAACTGATCATAAACCTCTGAAAGTATTTAAAACATTAGAAATttgagaataaaaaaaaaatcataaacatCCTCACTTGCCAAATGAGACTATGAAGAGTTTAATAGAGGGTGTAAAACCAAGGGACTGCTATCAAGAAACGCAAATTACAATGCTTCATTGGAGAAAAGAGAAGAATCATACCTTTTCATCTGCTTTTCTTCCGAGTTAAACCATATTCAATAATCTTTCTCCATTTTCTGTAAGAGCCATAGTGATTAGTATACAAAAAGTAACACAGGAACAAATGTATTGTTAGATCATAAACTACACTTCTGTGGTGTGTAGCTGCAACCCAAAATCTAGCATTGTCCATCATATCCTTTTTCTCTAACATTACTAGAAAACTGGGGCCTTATTAGCGAATTAAACTACCTTTATAAGCTTTAAGGAACCTTTGCATCACTTTATATGGAATAGTGGAGTTTCGGGAAATGTTACAGTAACAGCTCATTATAACTCATTAGTTTTTCTCTTGGTCATCTTTTgaacacttgtatttgagatTTTATAATGTAATAGAAATTGTACTTGGGCACTTAGAAATGCTTTTCCCAAGAGATAGAATAATTGTCCGTCGTAACTGAGCTTTTAGTCATATATTTACTTTCTTGGtgatatttgatttatttgcAGTTTCTTAAgctaaataataattttcttcaTCTCAAATGGGAGGGGTACATATACTATAAACCGTATATGCATAAGTGAACACACCCTATAAATGGGAataaattaatataaataaGCCCTCTTAGAATTAGTTGTTAATGAGGCTAATATCCCTTCCCATCGTAATTGATCTATTATACAAGATCAAGAAAATTGCTTGGTCAAAATTGCTTCTACAAGTTTCTAAACAAAAACAATCATTGAATAGTGTATATACTTGTTGGTGTAAAAATATATTTCTCTTACAAGTTCATGTGATATGTTAAATCACAATAAGGACTGAAAAAAAATCCTAGATATGAATTAAGTATGCATTGTGTTTTTTTCATCATTTAGTCAACTCAATCGAaaattcttggagaattatTATCAAGAAGTCACATCCGAAAATGTTAAAAACAGTTATCCAAAATGTTAATTTTAAACTCTTTGATAGAAACGCCTTACTGCCGTTACAACCTTGTGAATAGCATGGTTTATTTTCTTTGGATACTTGCTATCTCTTTTAAAGATTTCGATTATGATCATATATTAACGTAAATGTTTCTGTAGAATCGGCAAGTGAGTTTTCAAAAAGAATTCATACTTCCAAAAGTTATAGCTCTTGACTTGAGCTCCAATTAAGCATAGAAATAAAACTCTTTAATGTTAAAAATGAAGAGGTAAAATGGAGAAAgatattggaaaaaaaattccctGGGACATCTTCACAATCATTTGCAAAAAGCTAGACTTAATAATGGAATGATAATTAGCACCAAATTGCTTtagaaatgaatgaaatttataTCATGAGAACTTGAATTGCATATTGTGGATTTCAGATAGGGCTTCATGTTTAAATGCTAGTAATTACTAATTACCGTCAATAGAAGATCCACATAGATGATGAAAGCCACTAaacatgagagagagagagagtctgtGTTTAAGCAAGAACAAATCTCATGCATGGAACGAAAAGCAAAAGGGTTTTTGTTTACTTTCAGTTCAAATCCAAGTCCCAGTCTCATTTGCACGAGCAATTCTCCTCATGTCTAGTTCCCATTCTACAGACAATTCGTTCTAGTATGGTCTAACCTTACATTCCAAGACAATCCTCCCAAAGTCTCTCATCCAGCCAATCCCTCCCCAAGTCCCACCTAGCTTCCAGCCAAACCATCTTGCGAGCATAAGTCCTAGCTCTTTTAAAGCTGTTTCCAGACCTGTAGAAAAACCAAAACTTCTCTCTTTCTCCCCGACCCCTCCATTGTCAGTTTGTTGGGATTCTCCTTCGCTCTTGTCTGAGTGGTTTGTCAGCCAGACCACTGTCActtcaccccaaaaaaaaaaaaaaaaaaaaaaccgataCCAATAACAACTCTAGCTAATACTAATTACTACTAGAATCCATCTTGAAACCGATTGATCAATGAAGGATCCAAACGTTTCTGTGTCGTCCCTCCTGCTCCTCCTGTGCAGCTGCCGCTCCGTCCCCAATTTAATCCttcgtcatgattattatacaGTGTCATTTCTCTACTACGACCCCCACCAACATCATCAGCACcaactcctcctcctcctgaGGCATGATGATCAGTAGTACTACTCCCTCGGGTGATGCTTCCATTAAATGCGTGCCCTATAACCGGTGCACCAATGCAAGTGTAGTTGTTACCAGTAATTTCTGCTTGGTTAGGACTGCAGCTTGAGTAAGCAGCGTTTCCCCCCTGGACGACATGGCCGACGAAGTAGTCGTTCACGGCTGGAAACTGGGATGGAAAGGGAACGAGCCGGGAAGGCGATGAATACATGTAGGGTGACTGAGGTGATGGTTGCCCTTGTGGAAGCAAGGTGGGGGTGGAACCCGAGAATAGCCTTGTTGGGTAGACTGATCGAAATGGCATTGTTGGATCACTTAAATTCGCGGTTTGATGAAAGCCTCCTTGTTGCATTGGCTGGCTGCTTATTATATATTACACGCTCATTCGTACATGTATGATGAAAATGATCAAGAATAGAACAACGCTAAAGCTATCAAGAGTCCGTCTCAAAGaagtaaattataaaaatagcCCCTTTGCCTAGAAAGGTTTTGGTGCCAAGAAAAGTAGTTGCATCAGCTGAAAACTTTTTTATACTAGGTGGACTAAAAGCCCtagtaaaaaatggaaaaaaagaaagaaagacacCATTTGACTATGAAAGTGGGATTTATCATGAGGGCCTAAAAGGATCAAATGTTTTGGTGCCAAAAACATTAAAACTTGCAATTTTTAGGTGGTATACATAACCTCATCAAAATCTGTGTCTATCAATGAAAGTAATCTTAGGGAAAActgaggagaaaagaaaagactaGACAGATGGCAGTGGCACAGCAAGAAGAGCATACATACCctaggtggtggtggtggtggtgatgaGGTCCTTGTCCTAATAAGGGATCGTTATTGAAGACCAGCTGACGAGCCCGGTTCAGTGTTTCTGTCTCCCTCTCTGACGAACAAATATACAACAAAACATCAAATCATATCAGATCAAAATTTTGCTGAATGAAACAAACCCAAACCCCACCAAGAATTTCAGCAAAAAAAATTCCCTcttaaaattttctgttttttcgTGGAAAACAAGATTGACATGACTTCGTTTCATGGAAAATCATTGGAGGAATTTACTCTGTCCA
Encoded proteins:
- the LOC113715480 gene encoding zinc finger protein JAGGED-like, producing MRSEENPLDLNNLPEDYSKDGKQVIEDSSSYAAAGYRRKKSGAKDGKDDSGKVYECRFCSLKFCKSQALGGHMNRHRQERETETLNRARQLVFNNDPLLGQGPHHHHHHHLGQPMQQGGFHQTANLSDPTMPFRSVYPTRLFSGSTPTLLPQGQPSPQSPYMYSSPSRLVPFPSQFPAVNDYFVGHVVQGGNAAYSSCSPNQAEITGNNYTCIGAPVIGHAFNGSITRGSSTTDHHASGGGGVGADDVGGGRSREMTLYNNHDEGLNWGRSGSCTGGAGGTTQKRLDPSLINRFQDGF